From a single Streptomyces misionensis genomic region:
- a CDS encoding transglutaminase domain-containing protein: MQLIQETADLSAYLAADEAIDHQHPVVRETAARLAADAADSYAYARLAYEFVRDTVPHSADTGDPRVTWRASDVLARRTGICHAKAHALAALLRAEDIPTALCYQRLRDDDGDGLVVHGLVAVRFHGAWHRQDPRGNKPGVDARFSLGRERLAWVPDAARGELDHPVLYAAPHPAVLDALRTAPDREALGSALPSTL; encoded by the coding sequence ATGCAGCTGATCCAGGAAACCGCCGACCTCTCCGCGTATCTGGCCGCCGACGAGGCCATCGACCACCAGCACCCGGTGGTGCGGGAGACGGCCGCCCGGCTGGCCGCCGATGCCGCCGACTCGTATGCCTATGCGCGCCTCGCCTATGAGTTCGTGCGCGACACCGTCCCGCACTCCGCCGACACCGGCGATCCACGCGTCACCTGGCGCGCCTCCGACGTCCTGGCCCGGCGCACCGGCATCTGCCACGCCAAGGCGCACGCGCTCGCGGCCCTGCTGCGCGCCGAGGACATCCCCACCGCCCTGTGCTACCAGCGCCTGCGCGACGACGACGGCGACGGCCTCGTCGTCCACGGCCTGGTCGCCGTCCGCTTCCACGGCGCCTGGCACCGCCAGGACCCGCGCGGCAACAAACCCGGCGTCGACGCCCGGTTCTCCCTCGGCAGGGAGCGGCTCGCCTGGGTTCCCGACGCGGCCCGCGGCGAGCTGGACCACCCGGTCCTGTACGCCGCCCCCCACCCGGCCGTCCTCGACGCCCTGCGCACCGCTCCCGACCGTGAAGCCCTCGGCAGCGCGCTGCCGAGCACCCTGTAA
- a CDS encoding SDR family NAD(P)-dependent oxidoreductase produces MGNGSNGALSGAVIAVAGAGGPAGRAALLRLAEAGATVVGADNDPQRLSEAVDAARYASGGASVTGDTVDLLDLQSTRDWADHIEKDFGRVDGLVHLVGGWRGSETFTKTSLDDWDFLELLLVRTVQHTSLAFHEALQRSDRGRYVLISAAGASKPTAGNAAYSAAKAAAEAWTLAMADYFRKAGKAEGAEGPTSAATILVVKALVHDAMRAERPNAKFAGFTDVKDLAEAIEGVWSKSAAEVNGNRLWLTEKP; encoded by the coding sequence ATGGGGAACGGGTCGAACGGGGCGCTCAGTGGTGCGGTGATCGCGGTGGCCGGCGCGGGCGGACCCGCCGGCCGGGCGGCGCTGCTGCGCCTGGCCGAGGCCGGGGCGACCGTCGTGGGGGCGGACAACGACCCGCAGCGGCTGTCGGAGGCCGTGGACGCGGCGCGCTACGCCTCCGGGGGTGCCTCGGTCACGGGCGACACGGTCGATCTGCTCGACCTCCAGTCCACCCGGGACTGGGCCGACCACATCGAGAAGGACTTCGGCCGCGTCGACGGCCTGGTCCACCTGGTCGGCGGCTGGCGCGGCAGCGAGACCTTCACCAAGACCAGCCTGGACGACTGGGACTTCCTGGAGCTGCTGCTGGTGCGCACCGTGCAGCACACCTCGCTGGCCTTCCACGAGGCGTTGCAGCGCAGCGACCGGGGCCGCTACGTGCTGATCAGCGCGGCCGGCGCGTCCAAGCCCACCGCGGGCAACGCCGCCTACTCGGCCGCCAAGGCCGCCGCCGAGGCGTGGACGCTCGCCATGGCCGACTACTTCCGCAAGGCGGGCAAGGCCGAGGGCGCCGAGGGTCCGACGTCGGCGGCTACGATCCTGGTGGTCAAGGCGCTGGTGCACGACGCGATGCGCGCCGAACGCCCCAACGCGAAGTTCGCGGGCTTCACGGACGTCAAGGACCTGGCCGAGGCCATCGAGGGCGTCTGGAGCAAGTCCGCCGCCGAAGTGAACGGAAACCGTCTGTGGCTGACCGAGAAGCCGTGA
- a CDS encoding MarR family winged helix-turn-helix transcriptional regulator, translating into MTATNGTPPRHEASTADTVAAVVRQWRAVHPDLDTGPMEVIGRINRCAALLQQSEDAPLRRAGLSRAEFDLLGALRRTGHELTPGELARETFSSGAAVTKRIKQLTERGLVERRGDTRDRRVAHVRLTDAGRDLVDGVLPEQLAYETAVLSVLAPTGRDDLAALLGELLTRLEGRMGALRAGS; encoded by the coding sequence ATGACGGCGACGAACGGCACACCACCGCGGCACGAGGCGTCCACGGCCGACACGGTCGCCGCCGTCGTACGGCAGTGGCGGGCCGTCCACCCCGACCTGGACACCGGGCCGATGGAGGTCATCGGGCGGATCAACCGGTGCGCCGCGCTGCTCCAGCAGTCCGAGGACGCGCCGCTGCGCCGGGCCGGGCTCAGCCGCGCCGAGTTCGACCTGCTGGGGGCGCTGCGGCGCACCGGACACGAGCTGACGCCGGGGGAGCTGGCCCGGGAGACGTTCTCCTCCGGGGCCGCCGTCACCAAGCGGATCAAGCAGCTGACCGAGCGGGGCCTGGTCGAGCGGCGCGGCGACACCCGCGACCGCCGGGTCGCCCATGTCCGCCTCACCGACGCGGGCCGCGACCTGGTCGACGGCGTCCTGCCCGAACAGCTCGCCTACGAGACCGCGGTCCTCTCGGTCCTGGCCCCCACGGGCCGGGACGACCTCGCGGCCCTGCTGGGCGAGTTGCTGACCCGCCTGGAGGGCCGGATGGGCGCGCTGCGCGCCGGGAGCTGA
- a CDS encoding lysophospholipid acyltransferase family protein, which produces MAELVYRPVIGFAKTLFKVWDLKIDCQGSSNIPRSGGAVLVSNHISYLDFIFSGLAALPQNRLVRFMAKESVFRHRISGPLMRGMKHIPVDRGQGEAAYAHALDSLRSGEVIGVFPEATISQSFTLKSFKSGAARLAQEAGVPLVPMAVWGTQRLWTKGQARNFRRSHLPVTIRVGEALEAPRDQYAGAITRRLRERVQELLEAAQRAYPGRPKDAEDSWWLPAHLGGTAPTADALRAAEVH; this is translated from the coding sequence ATGGCAGAACTGGTCTACCGTCCCGTCATCGGATTCGCCAAGACGCTGTTCAAGGTCTGGGACCTGAAGATCGACTGCCAGGGGTCCTCGAACATCCCGCGCTCCGGCGGCGCCGTGCTGGTGAGCAATCACATCAGCTATCTGGACTTCATCTTCAGCGGGCTGGCCGCCCTGCCGCAGAACCGCCTGGTGCGGTTCATGGCGAAGGAGTCCGTGTTCCGGCACAGGATCTCCGGGCCGCTGATGCGCGGCATGAAGCACATCCCGGTGGACCGCGGGCAGGGCGAGGCCGCCTACGCGCACGCGCTGGACTCGCTGCGCTCCGGGGAGGTCATCGGGGTGTTCCCGGAGGCCACCATCTCCCAGTCCTTCACCCTGAAGAGCTTCAAGTCGGGCGCGGCCCGGCTCGCCCAGGAGGCCGGGGTGCCGCTGGTCCCGATGGCGGTGTGGGGGACGCAGCGGCTGTGGACCAAGGGCCAGGCGCGCAACTTCAGACGCAGCCACCTGCCCGTCACCATCCGGGTGGGCGAGGCCCTGGAGGCGCCCCGCGACCAGTACGCCGGGGCGATCACCCGCCGGCTGCGTGAGCGCGTCCAGGAACTGCTGGAGGCCGCCCAGCGCGCCTATCCGGGCCGCCCGAAGGACGCCGAGGACTCCTGGTGGCTCCCCGCGCACCTTGGTGGCACGGCGCCGACGGCCGACGCGCTGCGGGCCGCCGAGGTCCACTGA
- a CDS encoding putative leader peptide — MPIELLLHGRPHVDLARTASACCPGH, encoded by the coding sequence ATGCCGATCGAACTCCTTCTCCACGGGCGGCCCCACGTCGACCTGGCGCGTACCGCGAGCGCCTGCTGTCCGGGTCACTGA
- a CDS encoding glycerophosphodiester phosphodiesterase: protein MNFLTIGHRGVMGVEPENTLRSFAAAQRAGLDLIELDLHLSKDGALVVMHDAEVDRTTDGSGPIAEKTLAELRALDAGRGERVPVFEEVLDAVPTPLQAEIKDVAAARALAKVMLERDLVGRVEVSSFHDEAVAEIARLVPGVRTALIAGRYGPEVVERAVAVGAPTVCLNIRRLTLETVEHARAAGLRIIGWVVNTQEQLRLVRALELDGATTDFPEIKRTGRFTA from the coding sequence TTGAACTTCCTTACCATCGGTCACCGCGGGGTCATGGGTGTGGAGCCCGAGAACACCCTCCGTTCCTTCGCCGCCGCGCAGCGGGCCGGCCTCGACCTGATCGAACTCGATCTGCACCTGAGCAAGGACGGCGCCCTGGTCGTCATGCACGACGCCGAGGTGGACCGCACGACCGACGGCTCGGGGCCGATCGCCGAGAAGACCCTCGCCGAGCTGCGCGCGCTGGACGCGGGGCGCGGGGAACGCGTGCCGGTGTTCGAGGAGGTGCTGGACGCGGTGCCGACGCCGTTGCAGGCCGAGATCAAGGACGTGGCGGCGGCGCGGGCGCTGGCCAAGGTGATGCTGGAGCGGGACCTGGTCGGGCGGGTGGAGGTGTCCTCCTTCCACGACGAGGCGGTCGCCGAGATCGCGCGGCTGGTGCCCGGCGTGCGCACGGCGCTCATCGCCGGGCGTTACGGTCCGGAGGTGGTGGAGCGCGCCGTCGCCGTGGGCGCGCCGACGGTCTGCCTGAACATCCGCCGGCTCACCCTGGAGACCGTCGAGCACGCGCGCGCGGCCGGGTTGAGGATCATCGGCTGGGTGGTCAACACGCAGGAGCAGCTGCGGCTGGTCCGCGCGCTCGAACTGGACGGGGCGACCACCGACTTCCCCGAGATCAAGCGCACGGGCCGGTTCACCGCGTAG
- a CDS encoding GNAT family N-acetyltransferase, producing MHSAAAPGLTFRDATDADVDALVALIQSAYRGDDSRAGWTTEADILEGQRTDPEGVVEVIESPDSRLLTVERDGRIVACCQLEHRGEHAYFGMFAVSPTQQGAGLGKTVIAEAERQARETWGVSEMHMTVISVREDLIAWYERRGYRRTGRMSPFPYGDERFGIPQRDDLQFELLVKQLG from the coding sequence ATGCACAGCGCCGCCGCCCCCGGCCTGACCTTCCGAGACGCCACCGACGCCGATGTGGACGCGCTGGTCGCGCTGATCCAGTCGGCGTACCGCGGGGACGACAGCCGGGCCGGGTGGACCACGGAGGCGGACATCCTGGAGGGGCAGCGCACCGACCCGGAGGGCGTCGTCGAGGTGATCGAGTCGCCCGACAGCCGGCTGCTCACGGTCGAGCGGGACGGCCGCATCGTGGCCTGCTGCCAGCTCGAACACCGCGGCGAGCACGCCTACTTCGGCATGTTCGCGGTCAGCCCCACCCAGCAGGGCGCCGGCCTCGGCAAGACCGTCATCGCCGAGGCCGAGCGGCAGGCCCGCGAGACCTGGGGCGTCAGCGAGATGCACATGACCGTGATCTCCGTACGCGAGGACCTGATCGCCTGGTACGAGCGCCGCGGGTACCGCCGCACGGGACGGATGTCCCCGTTCCCGTACGGCGACGAGCGCTTCGGCATCCCGCAGCGCGACGACCTCCAGTTCGAGCTGCTGGTCAAGCAGCTCGGCTGA
- a CDS encoding TlpA family protein disulfide reductase gives MPHGRRSGRARVSGRDDAGRLSAAELGTGLGERATLVQFSTAFCAPCRATRRVLGEVAAMVPGVAHVEIDAEARLELVRALGIVKTPTVLVLDARGTVVRRAAGLPRKADVIAALGEAV, from the coding sequence ATGCCGCACGGGCGGCGGAGCGGGAGGGCAAGGGTGAGCGGGCGCGACGACGCCGGGCGGCTGAGCGCCGCCGAACTCGGCACGGGTCTCGGCGAACGGGCCACGCTCGTCCAGTTCTCCACCGCCTTCTGCGCACCTTGCCGGGCCACCCGGCGCGTGCTCGGCGAGGTCGCGGCCATGGTGCCCGGCGTCGCCCACGTGGAGATCGACGCCGAGGCCCGGCTGGAGCTCGTACGCGCCCTCGGCATCGTGAAGACACCCACCGTGCTGGTCCTCGACGCACGGGGGACGGTCGTGCGCCGCGCCGCGGGTCTGCCCCGCAAGGCCGATGTCATCGCGGCGCTGGGGGAAGCGGTTTGA
- a CDS encoding flavin reductase family protein encodes MTALPGLGTHQLASPDLLRSTFRRHAAGVAVITARGAAGPVGFTATSLTSVSAEPPMISFGVGTGASSWPAIAEADHVGVHILGEHQHELAATFARSGADRFGAATAWREGPEGVPVLDDVLAWLVCRIDTRVPAGDHRIVLAEVLHGDPTGAGRPLLYHQGRFTALRD; translated from the coding sequence ATGACGGCCCTGCCCGGACTCGGCACCCACCAGCTCGCCTCTCCCGATCTGCTGCGCTCCACCTTCCGCCGGCACGCCGCCGGTGTCGCGGTGATCACCGCGCGCGGCGCCGCCGGACCGGTCGGCTTCACCGCCACCTCCCTCACCTCGGTCTCCGCCGAGCCGCCGATGATCTCCTTCGGGGTGGGCACCGGCGCCTCCAGCTGGCCCGCGATAGCCGAGGCGGACCACGTCGGCGTCCACATACTCGGCGAGCACCAGCACGAACTGGCCGCCACCTTCGCCCGCAGCGGCGCCGACCGGTTCGGCGCGGCCACCGCCTGGCGGGAGGGTCCCGAGGGGGTGCCGGTGCTGGACGACGTGCTCGCCTGGCTGGTGTGCCGGATCGACACCCGGGTCCCGGCGGGCGACCACCGGATCGTGCTCGCCGAGGTCCTCCACGGCGATCCGACGGGTGCCGGGCGCCCCCTCCTCTATCACCAGGGCCGCTTCACGGCGCTGCGCGACTGA
- a CDS encoding DUF6421 family protein, producing MTEILVQSGAEGRIPSQTRVVEHPAWPVLKDAVEQIRPWQSKDGSIDFAAEGAPTRADAEAAVRRVADAVERLSPLVPHDAAYHEALVKDLRRWAEGGFQVPDFLDSLLAFNPAASRADGLQHLVVFPMYTQNGNPDRNFEALVLRMVWPDWLAELERTRYDNPLYCGIAFEDFTSGYDTNSAVLFPETIAVREAPERFSWGGIFCDREAARFRRVTEAAVDILGLELPEDIAAMVHDQKRCEEAFVLWDMVHDRTHSHGDLPFDPFMIKQRQPFWMYGLEELRCDLTAFKEAVKLQADGLPQARDVQYAVLFDRMFRFPVTGDRVRNYDGVGGQLLFAYLHKHDVLRWTDNKLSIDWERAPQVTNQLCAEIEKLYRDGIDRPKLVHWFAGYELVSTYLAPHPGSKWAKGPEALDLSLPPRKLVDDVLPDEFPLSMFFEALSKKLKNVIASTKGITADSAERIAA from the coding sequence ATGACGGAAATTCTTGTGCAGTCGGGTGCGGAGGGTCGTATTCCTTCGCAGACCAGGGTGGTTGAGCACCCCGCATGGCCCGTGCTCAAGGATGCCGTGGAACAGATCCGGCCATGGCAGTCGAAGGACGGCTCGATCGACTTCGCCGCCGAGGGCGCGCCCACCAGGGCGGACGCCGAGGCCGCCGTCCGCCGGGTCGCCGACGCGGTCGAGCGGCTGTCGCCGCTGGTGCCGCACGACGCCGCCTACCACGAGGCCCTCGTCAAGGACCTGCGCCGCTGGGCCGAGGGCGGCTTCCAGGTGCCGGACTTCCTGGACTCGCTGCTGGCCTTCAACCCCGCCGCGAGCCGCGCGGACGGCCTCCAGCACCTGGTCGTCTTCCCGATGTACACGCAGAACGGCAACCCGGACCGCAACTTCGAGGCGCTGGTGCTGCGCATGGTCTGGCCCGACTGGCTGGCCGAGCTGGAGCGCACCCGCTACGACAACCCGCTGTACTGCGGCATCGCCTTCGAGGACTTCACCTCGGGCTACGACACCAACTCCGCCGTCCTCTTCCCGGAGACCATCGCCGTCCGTGAGGCGCCGGAACGATTCTCCTGGGGTGGCATCTTCTGCGACCGCGAGGCCGCGCGCTTCCGCCGGGTCACCGAGGCCGCCGTCGACATCCTTGGCCTCGAGCTGCCCGAGGACATCGCCGCGATGGTCCACGACCAGAAGCGCTGCGAAGAGGCCTTCGTGCTGTGGGACATGGTGCACGACCGCACCCACAGCCACGGCGACCTGCCGTTCGACCCGTTCATGATCAAGCAGCGCCAGCCGTTCTGGATGTACGGCCTGGAGGAGCTGCGCTGCGACCTCACCGCCTTCAAGGAGGCCGTCAAGCTCCAGGCGGACGGCCTTCCGCAGGCCCGTGACGTGCAGTACGCGGTGCTCTTCGACCGCATGTTCCGCTTCCCCGTCACCGGCGACCGCGTGCGCAACTACGACGGCGTCGGCGGCCAGCTGCTCTTCGCCTACCTGCACAAGCACGATGTCCTGCGCTGGACCGACAACAAGCTCTCCATCGACTGGGAGCGCGCCCCGCAGGTCACCAACCAGCTGTGCGCCGAGATCGAGAAGCTGTACCGGGACGGCATCGACCGCCCCAAGCTCGTGCACTGGTTCGCCGGCTACGAGCTGGTCTCCACCTACCTCGCCCCGCACCCCGGTTCCAAGTGGGCCAAGGGCCCCGAGGCACTCGACCTCTCGCTCCCGCCGCGCAAGCTGGTGGACGACGTGCTTCCGGACGAGTTTCCGCTGAGCATGTTCTTTGAGGCCCTGTCCAAGAAACTGAAGAACGTGATCGCCTCCACCAAGGGCATCACCGCGGACAGCGCCGAGCGGATCGCCGCGTGA
- a CDS encoding electron transfer flavoprotein subunit alpha/FixB family protein: MAEVLVYVDHVDGAVRKPTLELLTLARRLGEPVAVALGNGAADTAATLAEHGAVKVLTHDASEYAEYLVVPKVDALQAAYEAVSPAAVLVPSSAEGKEIAARLALRIGSGIITDAVDLEAGDEGPVATQSVFAASFTTKSRVVKGTPVITVKPNSAAVEAAPAAGAVEALSVTFSDKATGTKVTARTPRESTGRPELTEAAIVVSGGRGVNGAENFAIIEALADQLGAAVGASRAAVDAGWYPHTNQVGQTGKSVSPQLYIANGISGAIQHRAGMQTSKTIVAVNKDAEAPIFELVDYGVVGDLFDVVPQLTEEIKTRKG; this comes from the coding sequence ATGGCTGAAGTCCTCGTCTACGTCGACCACGTGGACGGTGCCGTCCGCAAGCCCACCCTGGAGCTGCTGACCCTGGCGCGCCGCCTCGGTGAGCCCGTCGCCGTGGCGCTCGGCAACGGCGCCGCCGACACCGCCGCCACCCTCGCCGAGCACGGCGCGGTGAAGGTCCTCACCCACGACGCGTCCGAGTACGCCGAGTACCTGGTCGTGCCCAAGGTGGACGCTCTCCAGGCCGCCTACGAGGCCGTCTCCCCGGCCGCCGTGCTGGTCCCGTCCTCCGCCGAGGGCAAGGAGATCGCCGCCCGCCTGGCGCTGCGCATCGGTTCCGGCATCATCACCGACGCCGTCGACCTGGAGGCCGGCGACGAGGGCCCGGTGGCCACCCAGTCGGTGTTCGCCGCGTCCTTCACCACCAAGTCCCGTGTCGTCAAGGGCACCCCGGTCATCACGGTCAAGCCGAACTCGGCCGCCGTGGAGGCCGCCCCGGCCGCGGGCGCCGTCGAGGCCCTGTCCGTGACCTTCTCCGACAAGGCCACCGGCACCAAGGTCACCGCGCGCACCCCGCGCGAGTCCACGGGCCGCCCGGAGCTGACCGAGGCCGCGATCGTGGTCTCCGGCGGCCGCGGTGTCAACGGCGCCGAGAACTTCGCGATCATCGAGGCCCTCGCCGACCAGCTCGGCGCGGCCGTCGGTGCCTCGCGCGCCGCCGTCGACGCCGGCTGGTACCCGCACACCAACCAGGTCGGCCAGACCGGCAAGTCGGTCTCGCCGCAGCTCTACATCGCCAACGGCATCTCCGGTGCGATCCAGCACCGGGCCGGCATGCAGACCTCGAAGACCATCGTGGCCGTCAACAAGGACGCCGAGGCCCCGATCTTCGAGCTGGTCGACTACGGCGTCGTCGGCGACCTGTTCGACGTCGTGCCGCAGCTGACCGAGGAGATCAAGACCCGCAA
- a CDS encoding electron transfer flavoprotein subunit beta/FixA family protein encodes MSLRIVVTVKYVPDATGDRHFADDLTVDRDDVDGLLSELDEYAVEQALQIAEDADDAEVTVLTVGPEDAKDALRKALSMGADKAIHVEDDDLHGTDAIGTSLVLAKAIEKAGFDLVVSGMASTDGTMGVVPALVAERLGVPQVTLLSEVSVEDGTVKGRRDGDAASEQLEAQLPALVSVTDQSGEARYPSFKGIMAAKKKPVESWDLSDLDIEAEEVGLDGAFTKVEAVTERPARTAGTIVKDEGEGGKQLAEFLASQKFI; translated from the coding sequence GTGAGCTTGAGGATCGTTGTCACTGTGAAGTACGTGCCCGACGCCACTGGCGACCGGCACTTCGCCGATGACCTGACCGTCGACCGCGACGACGTGGACGGTCTGCTCTCCGAGCTGGACGAGTACGCGGTCGAGCAGGCGCTGCAGATCGCGGAGGACGCGGACGACGCCGAGGTCACCGTGCTGACGGTCGGCCCCGAGGACGCCAAGGACGCGCTCCGCAAGGCCCTGTCCATGGGCGCCGACAAGGCCATCCACGTCGAGGACGACGACCTGCACGGCACCGACGCCATCGGCACCTCTCTGGTGCTGGCCAAGGCCATCGAGAAGGCCGGCTTCGACCTGGTCGTCTCCGGCATGGCCTCCACCGACGGCACCATGGGCGTCGTGCCCGCGCTGGTCGCCGAGCGCCTGGGCGTTCCGCAGGTCACCCTGCTGTCCGAGGTCTCGGTCGAGGACGGCACCGTCAAGGGCCGCCGCGACGGCGACGCCGCCTCCGAGCAGCTGGAGGCCCAGCTGCCGGCCCTGGTCTCCGTGACCGACCAGTCCGGCGAGGCCCGCTACCCGTCCTTCAAGGGCATCATGGCGGCCAAGAAGAAGCCGGTGGAGTCCTGGGACCTGTCCGACCTCGACATCGAGGCGGAAGAGGTCGGCCTGGACGGCGCGTTCACCAAGGTCGAGGCCGTGACCGAGCGTCCGGCCCGCACGGCCGGCACCATCGTCAAGGACGAGGGCGAGGGCGGCAAGCAGCTCGCTGAGTTCCTCGCGAGCCAGAAGTTCATCTAA
- a CDS encoding VOC family protein — MVHVLSSRTLLRPTDPERSRVFYGELLGLPVYREFGTGPDRGTVYFLGGGFLEVSGRGTAPPSPDVALWLQVADVGAAHEELRAKGVEITRPPVREPWGLVEMWLADPDGTRIVLVEVPADHPLRYRAGT; from the coding sequence ATGGTGCATGTGCTCAGCAGCCGGACCCTCCTGCGACCCACCGACCCCGAGCGCTCCCGCGTCTTCTACGGCGAGCTGCTGGGGCTGCCCGTCTACCGCGAGTTCGGCACGGGCCCGGACCGCGGCACGGTCTACTTCCTCGGCGGCGGCTTCCTGGAGGTGTCCGGCCGCGGGACGGCGCCGCCGTCGCCGGACGTGGCGCTCTGGTTGCAGGTGGCGGACGTCGGGGCGGCGCACGAGGAGCTGCGGGCGAAGGGTGTCGAGATCACGCGCCCGCCGGTGCGGGAGCCGTGGGGGCTGGTCGAGATGTGGCTCGCCGATCCGGACGGCACCCGGATCGTCCTGGTGGAGGTGCCCGCGGACCATCCGCTGCGGTACCGGGCGGGGACCTGA
- a CDS encoding threonine aldolase family protein encodes MNPPRTDARRHHDPEIRGFASDNYAGAHPEVLAALALANGGHQVAYGEDQYTENLQRIIRSHFGATAEAFPVFNGTGANVVALQAVTDRWGAVICAESAHINVDEGGAPERMGGLKLLTVPTPDGKLTPELIDRQAWGWEDEHRAMPQVVSITQSTELGTLYTPGEIRAICEHAHAHGMRVHLDGSRIANAAASLDMPMRTFTDAVGVDILSLGGTKNGAVFGEAVVVLNQDAVRQMKHLRKLSMQLASKMRFVSVQLEALLAKDLWLRNARHANEMAQRLAEGVRAVHGVEILYPVQANGVFARLPHDVSERLQKRFRFYFWDEAAGTVRWMCSFDTTEEDVDTFVAAVKEEMAR; translated from the coding sequence GTGAACCCTCCCAGGACCGACGCGCGTCGCCATCACGACCCGGAGATCCGCGGTTTCGCCAGTGACAACTACGCCGGAGCGCACCCCGAGGTGCTGGCCGCCCTGGCCCTGGCCAACGGCGGCCACCAGGTGGCGTACGGCGAGGACCAGTACACCGAGAACCTCCAGCGGATCATCCGCAGCCACTTCGGTGCCACCGCGGAGGCCTTCCCGGTGTTCAACGGCACCGGCGCCAACGTGGTCGCGCTCCAGGCGGTCACCGACCGCTGGGGCGCGGTGATCTGTGCCGAGAGCGCGCACATCAACGTGGACGAGGGCGGGGCGCCCGAGCGGATGGGCGGTCTGAAGCTGCTCACCGTGCCCACGCCGGACGGCAAGCTCACGCCCGAGCTGATCGACCGGCAGGCCTGGGGCTGGGAGGACGAGCACCGCGCGATGCCGCAGGTCGTCTCGATCACCCAGTCCACGGAGCTGGGCACGCTCTACACGCCCGGCGAGATCCGCGCGATCTGCGAGCACGCCCACGCCCACGGGATGCGGGTGCACCTCGACGGCTCCCGGATAGCCAACGCCGCCGCCTCCCTGGACATGCCGATGCGCACGTTCACCGACGCGGTCGGCGTCGACATCCTCTCGCTGGGCGGGACGAAGAACGGCGCGGTGTTCGGCGAGGCGGTCGTGGTCCTCAACCAGGACGCCGTGCGGCAGATGAAGCACCTGCGCAAGCTGTCCATGCAGCTCGCCTCCAAGATGCGCTTCGTCTCCGTGCAGCTGGAGGCCCTGCTGGCCAAGGACCTGTGGCTGCGCAACGCCCGGCACGCCAACGAGATGGCCCAGCGGCTCGCCGAGGGCGTGCGCGCGGTGCACGGGGTGGAGATCCTCTACCCGGTGCAGGCCAACGGCGTCTTCGCCCGGCTCCCGCACGACGTCAGCGAGCGGCTGCAGAAGCGGTTCCGCTTCTACTTCTGGGACGAGGCGGCCGGCACCGTGCGCTGGATGTGCTCCTTCGACACCACGGAGGAGGACGTCGACACCTTCGTGGCGGCCGTCAAGGAGGAGATGGCGCGCTAG